The nucleotide window CTCATTAACATCTCCACCAGAACTCTTCACCTCGCACGGAAAATGTACACCGAACTCCTGATCAATGACATTCATGTAAGGAGGATTGTCGATCAAAAACCTCTTTGAAATTTTCTTTGGGAAATTCAGTACGTTCTTTCCTTTGCTCATGGATTCTTCAGTTACCTTCATTTTCCAAGAATTCAAGTTGTCACCATCCATCTCAATGCGTTCGAAAAACTGGTAAATCTGTAAATATTTTGCCAAATCAGAATCTAATGGAATTAAAGGGTTTCCATTGTTATAGAGATACATGGTGCCGGGTTGAGGAGCCGGGAGGAAGTCGTACTCGTAAGGACAGAGGCCATATCCATATTTCTGAATGGCTTCCTCGATAGTGAGGGGATGAGAGGAGTTATTTGGGTGATCTTCTTCATTAGAATTTTCATTGAGCATTTGTAGAGAAAGGTAGTTATTGTGAGGAGGCTTAATGGGATAGTTCTCCTTGAACAGTTTGAACCTATAGCGTTTATGTTCCTCTGAAGAGTATGTTTTTCCATATTTCTTGCACCAAGTTTCGAAGTGTTCATAAAAGTCGGCATCAGAGACTCCATCGGTTTGTCCAAGGCATCGAATTGGTAGCACCGGTTTATGTCCTTCGATAACTCTGGAAAGTCCATAATCCAATGACCTATAGAATACTCCTACATCATGTGTGGATTTGCAGGGATGAGATGATGAGCGAAGCCTCACGCCGTTGGAGAAATTCATTCTGGAAGATGAAGGAAGCCTCAAGCCATTGGAGAGATTCATTCTGGAGGAAGCATTGATTAACATGTTGAACTCCAAAACCCTAATCTCTGAACAACCAAAGTACGCAATTTAACTAGACCATCGACCTGTGTGCTAAAGCACGGGTCATATGGATGGTAATATTTGACGGTAACAAAATAGTTAGGTTAAGTATAATTAACATAATCTCTTACTTAGGTTAAAGTATAGCGGGACGTGTTACCATTTATAAGTAAGATAAGTAAGAGATATAGCGAGATGGGTTAACGGTTattcttttctaaaaaaatagcatctaattaggaacataattttattttactttagataaacattaaatgcaaaagtgtggagggaaaaattaggttaagtataaggagacgggttaacatttactagaccattgacccatGCTAACACACGGTTCATTTTAAGAAGTAAATATTcactgtaaaaataaaacaatgtagtgcgcttgaatgtaaaaattgtcgtgaatcaaagcatAATGTCAATTACgatagactttgttattgttccataattctaagACGCAGTTTATGTTactttaacataacatataattttaaaagggaaactgaagtttgttgacatgcaaatagtttcaataagtaagaaaatgaatagtacacaaaaaagtcctacacattacggaaaacttctttgtagaccacatttgatgcaacatcggtATAATTGCCGTcctcgtcattaatcaatatctttaaaccacccctcgaaCAATACGTGTGAGTAAGATATGATGGTTgagcaataaagagtattaCTTATCAcgataagcacaaaatagtggaacaaaattaggaaatgccaaacattttaggataaagattaatatgaataaaatgaaa belongs to Medicago truncatula cultivar Jemalong A17 chromosome 6, MtrunA17r5.0-ANR, whole genome shotgun sequence and includes:
- the LOC120576122 gene encoding uncharacterized protein — translated: MNLQATFDDYLPPITSLLAYRHNITDMILLYTSNVPQMLDTLKTTVNIIDDCGNLWVCELTFETFPYEHFKIGRRWNRFVEARRLREEIRVLEFNMLINASSRMNLSNGLRLPSSSRMNFSNGVRLRSSSHPCKSTHDVGVFYRSLDYGLSRVIEGHKPVLPIRCLGQTDGVSDADFYEHFETWCKKYGKTYSSEEHKRYRFKLFKENYPIKPPHNNYLSLQMLNENSNEEDHPNNSSHPLTIEEAIQKYGYGLCPYEYDFLPAPQPGTMYLYNNGNPLIPLDSDLAKYLQIYQFFERIEMDGDNLNSWKMKVTEESMSKGKNVLNFPKKISKRFLIDNPPYMNVIDQEFGVHFPCEVKSSGGDVNEKFLCEGWDDFLRAKRVKEGDTLIFPMSKNGGMMLVQKNST